Sequence from the Lampris incognitus isolate fLamInc1 chromosome 12, fLamInc1.hap2, whole genome shotgun sequence genome:
GGATTGGGCGCCGTGCTTCTCCAGGCTGACGACGACGACAATTGGAGACCAGTGGCATATGCGTCCAGAGCAATGACAGAGACTGAAACACGATACGCCCAAATTGAAACAAGTTGtgctattgggctatacaaataaaattgtcttgacCTGACTTGACATGTAGGTCTGTTGTTTGTGATAATATTGCCAACTTGGAATAACATTGTGTTTTTTTGAATAAAATTAAAGAAAATGATGATTTTGTGTTTTTATCTGATTCATCGATTAATCAAAGAAACGAATTGACTAATTgactaattgattgattgattaaaatTGAAATTCATTAGTCTCatgttataataataacaatgatataaCAACACTTATAATAATGTAAATATGAATGAGAATACAAGAATAATGTTTAAACATTCACAGAATTCTGCTTAACATCATTTTGTTGATTTCAAAATTACTTTGAGATAATGTGCTCACACTGGCCCTTTGAATTAATGGTaaatataacaacaacaataataataatgaaaaatctCTTatccttttttgggtggtgtgtgtcttcctcaagctcaggtcctctaccaggggcctcggagtttgagggttctgcggaGTTTCTTAGCTGTTCGTAGGACCGATCTTCTCAgaggttcctggaatctgctggagccactgtcccagtttgggggtcacaacccctagtgctcctgttaccactgggactactgtggatttcaccttccacatccgatctagttcttccttcagcacttggtatttctctagcttctcatgctgtttcttcctgatgttgccgttgctCAGGATTGCTATATCGATCATTacagctgtcttctgttccttgtcgcccaccacaatgtctggtgggTTAGCCAGCACATGCTTGTCAGTCTGTAACTCGAAGTCCCACAGGACctgagctctgccattctcaacgaCCTTTGGCCGTGTCTTCCTTTTGGACTTGGggccttccagtctgtattcagtccaGATCAGTGGTgctcaaccctgctcctggagagctgccATCCTCCCGTTTTTCACTCCAAACCTGATTTaccacatctgattcaattaatcaaggtcttggtcagcaggtaattagtagaatcaggtgtgttaaattagggttggagtgaaaaacgggaggatggtagctctccaggagcagggttgagcACCACtggtacagatattcctgtaatctatcccagccacttggttatgcctatCAGTGTACActtccccagctagcattttacaccctgctactaagtgctggactgtctcaggggcgtcttcaCACAACCTGCATCTTatactgctatgatcagagcctctgtgctgtccttcagtccagccttttctagccactggtaggatttctcgatatcagctacgtcttctataTGTCGATAATAcagcccatggaggggcttggtctttCATGATATGATAcctctttttcttcctcctctgCACTCTGTGTCTTCTGTTGCCTGagctactcactcagcagttcatcctggggggggggggctctttctgatgtactcatggatgtatcttgtttcatcctggatagtgaccCTAACACTCACTAAGCCTCGGCCCCCATATTTTCGCTTATCATACTCAGTCTACCGCcttgacagctgatgagtgcatggcaCATGAAACAGGTggggtttttttcctacatctatctttatatatatatatatatatatatatatatatatatatatatatatatatatatatatatatatataggtaaacAACTTGGGAACAGAAACAAGACTACATTTTTTCATCTTGTTATTTATTcaaacagagagcgacagagagacagagcagtgtTATCGGGCCAATACAGTTTCCTTCGCATACAAGCCAGTAGCGCTAACGGCGCAAACGGAATtagcaataataaaaaaaaacaacacatagcATCCGAGCATAGGGTTGGCTTGCGGCTGCTCACAGCGTGGTCATGTCATTCAGGGCGAGGTCAAGCTCTTCACTAAGTGCCTTGCCCTTTAGCTTCTGTGCGTACACTTcatctgaagagagagagagagagagagagagagagagagagagagagagagagagagagagagagagagagagagagaagttcatAACATAGATGAAAAATTAAGCTACATAGACAAGAGTTAGCTATATAAACAAGcgttagcaacaaaaaaaagagacacTAGCGTCTGCTATATAGACGATAGAGTTAGCTAAGTAGATGTTAGAGTTGGCTAAATATGAGGGGGTCAGCCctctgttcccacatttctaagatttttcttatttctaagatttttctcaaaatgaaaccctatgttcccacatttctaggaCATTTTCAAAATTAGGTCTTGTGTTCCTACATTTCCATTCAATTTAAGCCCTATCCTCCCACAAGATTTTTTGGAAGCACTTTATAGTAAATAAATGAGTAATTTTTTTCCACAATATTTGATGAAGAGCTATAGCGGACAGGACCGACCCCCTGGTCCACAGTGTTTGCTGAAATGGCTGTTTTGCAGATTGCCTGTTCCTGGCACATAAAAGGTTGAAAAGCACTAGAGCCCTTTCCAGTTTTGAGAGAACTGCATAAATAGTGCAGCATTTTTTTAATTTGCAATATCTTTTGCTTATTATTATTGTTCAGTCTTCAAAGGACAGCAGTCACAGCACTTACAGATTGCCTGTTCCTGGCACATAAAAGGTTGAAAAGTACTAGAGGCCTTTCCAGTTTAAAGTGAACTGCATAAATAGTGAAACTTTTTACTTATTTAGATTGTTTGAATGTGTACTGTTCATTTAAGAATTATAGAAAGTTAAATGTGCGCTGTGTCTAAATTGCACTAACTCATGGAGGTGAGTTTAATTTCAGTATGAGGGTTCATCACTTCACAGCAACCCCATGTTGGAGTAGCAATGTTGAGCTCGAGAGAGTTTGGAAGCTAGCTCTCTCCTTCAAATCGCCAGCCCCGTGCGGGGTTGAGTGTCGAACCCTCAACTACCAGgggtagaaatgtgggaacatagggcctaattttgaaaaaaatcttagaaatgggCTGTGGGGATATAGGCACGCTCCCAATATGAGTTAGCTATATAGATGCTAGTTACCTAGATAGATGCTACAGTTAGCTAGATAGATGGTATAGTTGGCTAAATAGACGTTAGAGTTAGCTTGACAGACGATAGCGTTAGCCAAGTAGATGTTAGAGTTAGATAAATAAACAAGAGTTAGCTAGATAGAGGATACAGTTAGCTAGGTTCTAGAGTTAGCTAAATAGACACTAGAGTTAGCTAGATAGAGGATACAGTTAGCTAGGTTCTAGAGTTAGCTAAATAGACACTAGAGTTAGCTAGATAGACGACAGTTGGCTAGATAGAACCTAGAGTTAGCTACATGGATGCTAGCATTAGCGAGAATTGTTTGCAATGCGTAGTCAAGTTGAGAAGTCCGCCAACCTTCCAAGTCATCAATGGTTTTCTCGAGTTTAGCCACGGACCTCTCGGCGAACTCGGCGCGCGTCTCCGCCTGCAGAGACAAGGAAAGAATCACGCGGCCGTGGGGAAACGTCAACAGCAGGCGAACCAGGATCCGCACAAAACGCGCATCaccagacagacaaaacagattAGGACAAAACGGATCTGGACAAAACGGATCTGGACAAAACGCATTCACAGAACAAACAGCTTTGGACAAAACGGACTCATACAAATTAGACTGGGGGACAAAAGGATTCGGACGACTCGGGATTCAGACAAAAAGACCCTCACCTCTTTGAGCTTGTCGGTCAGCACCTTGATCTCCTCCTCGTACTTGTCCTCCTTCTGTGAGTACTGTGATTGAAAGAGACAAAttgaaaaaaatgtgaattagCGCTTACAGATCTCTCTGTAATTCCATCTTTTTCCCCTTCTCGTTTATCTGCGGGAACGTcagaaccagtggcggctggggctaatttttttcttttttttggggggggggggcaccatgtaccttggtgcagcccacctgacacctgctttaatgtccacacagtcacagagttattaagaaggaccatgtagcctatagattttatcagggttcgtagaaagtggatgattgacagtcgagacaaggCATCGTGATGGGTgtaaacatgattgacagccatgagaattgtccaatcacattagatcaaaaaacattaatacAATACCAAtgtaagctactaataagacacgttagcccctagctaacgggtctgaccctttagccgagcggttagtgatgtcgccttgtggtgcagtacaccccgtatcgaatcccgcaccgggccagAACATAACCGGTCACAtaaccaattcactgccaataaaagtggacacggaaaatctgaagaaaccaattagacagcaccctcaggtcacctgctcatcaAAACTGTGagggtatggtttggccggcgcccctcgcccaggaagtatatgtattcagacaggaagtacatgtattcagacaggaagtacatgtattcagacaggaactacatgtattcagacagaaatcaaccaaatcccatttggaaccaatatgtaatgctgctgacaggcgctcacagaccgaaaaacacttttatttcataattatttgcatgatACAACTAAATTCTatctaacatgtttaagtagatttcatctgttgatgtttgaagggggcggcgccccagcaccctgtactggccagccgccactggaacgTACCTTCTCAGCCTGCGCCTCCAACGACTTCAGGTTGTTGGTGACGTTCTTAAGTTCCTCCTCCAGGTCACCCGATTTCCTTggggcgagagacagacaggcagaccaacagagacagagagacaggagaaaggCAAGAAAATGAAGAAAAGGACAGAGTTGAGAGGGGGAGGAaagcaaaaacagaaaaaacgAGTTAGTAGAGACTAACATTAGCCGCTACCTTCCGATCAATCCTCAGCAACCGGCTAGCGAACAGTTGTTACCTAGCAACCACGAGGGTAACAGCTAACCTCAGAAAAACCAGGAAAcaacttttcttctttctttttctttctttctttctttctttctttctttctttctttctttctttctttctttctttctttctttctttctttctttctttcttttcttttaactcctttctgtgtggagtctgcatgttctccctgtgtctgcatggttcCCCccaggtgctcccgtttcctcccatgATAACAAGACaggcatgctagggttaatactcctttctgtgGCCTTGACCAAGGCCGTGGGGAGAAgaagtggagctggtccccgagtgctgcagccGCTCACTGCTGCTATGCGACAGGATGGCCACATGCAGAGGACACTTTCATAGCAAGAATACAATTCGTAGTAAGGATGCAATGTCGAATAGTGGCTTTCATTCAAATTCatttcgttctttctttccctttctgtctttcttttcctttGTTTCTTGTTCGTTCTTTTCCCTTCTTCCCTTTTCTTTCTGCCTTTATTTCATTTTTGTTGTCTTTTCTTATTGCATTCTCTTTTTTTTGCTCCTTTCTtacttcctttctttttcttcctttctttttctgtttttctttttctgtcgtttttctttctttctgtttgttttttctttgtcttttcttCCATTCTTTATTCtgtttctctccttccttcctcccttcctttcttcttttctttctttcttacttttttttctgcctttctttttttctgtttgattTTCCTCTTTCTTAGTAAGCACCTGGCGATGCCCTACAAACCGCCTGGCGACTGTGTGCTAACCTAGCAACCGCGACAGTAACCACTAACCTTGCAACACCTTGAGACTAAATCAGAAAAAGTGCAAGCGCTTTCTAGCCACATAGCGACACCCTAGCTAAAACCTAGTAACACCCTAGCGACCACCTAACAATCAGCTAGTCAAACCTTAGCAACCACTGAGAAACCGCCTAGCAACATCCTAACAACAGCCTTGTATGATATCACAACCACCTAGTAATACCCTAGCAACCGACCTCTCGCACCCCCACAATCAGCTAGTCAAACTTTAGTAACCAAACAAGATGTCACAACCATTGCACAACACCCTAGCAACTACATATAATCTCCAAGTAACCACTGACGTCCTAGTAACCGACCACTAACCACAGCAAGGAATCACCTTAGCATTCGCGCAATCACCTAGCAATACTTTTCCGCCGCATGCTGCGACACACTTAACTCATTGTCACCGATTCATCACCAAAAGGCCCCAAAAGCACTGTTAGCTCACCTCAGCTGTGAAATACACTGGAAAACGTTAGCTAAGGATGTCACTTACGCCTCGGCCACCTCAGCGCGTTCCTCGGATCGCTCCAGATCGCCCTCGAGGATGACTAGCTTGCGTGCCACCTGTGTACAGCAAGCATAGAGAAAGAATCACAACAAAAAAGTGCATATTTGTGATAATTCAATTATCTAAAATATCATAAGGATAAACAGAAGTTTGGATCATAACGTGGGCTGTATCGACTTTTGCTTTGCACTAGCTGAATGCTGATTAGCGTTTGTGTACTTTTTTTAGGTACTAGCAGGCTCAAGATGTTTTTCAAGAAGTGTCTGAACGATCGAGCTTGCAGCTTAGGCTAAGTAATTTCTTTGGCTGCTAGCAAGCACTATTGCTGCAAAGGATTCGGTTGCTACCACACGATATTGCCTAAAGGGTTGCTAGCTACTAGTAAATGCTGTCAGGCCAAGGATTCAGTTGCTACCAAACTATCACGGCGAAGGATTCAGTTGCTGACAAAAGCTGTCGTGACGAAGGTTTCGGTTTCTAACAAATGCTATCACTGCATAGGATTTGGTTGCTAATTGCTAGCAAACGCTATCGCCTCAAGAATTTGGTTGCTATTAAATGTTAATGCCACAAAAGGTTCAGTTGCTAGCAAACGCTATCTCCTCAAGAATTCGATTGCTAGCGAACGCTATGGCCTCAAGAATCTAGATGCTAGCAAGTGCTATTGCCTCAAGGATTGCAAACGCTAACTAATCATTCACTTTTAACATTTAGTCGTAGCATTAGCCTATTAGCAGCGAAGCTCACCTCCTCATATTTGCGGTCAGCCTCCTCAGCAATGTGCTTGGCCTCCTTCAGCTGCATCTCCTGGATCTCCATCTTCTCCTCATCCTTCGTCGCCCTGTTCTCGATGACCTTCATCCCACTGGCGGCGGCGGGAGACACACCAACAGAAAACGGGAAGTGACAGTTTGCCAACGGCGGAGCTAACAatgtttttgttgtgtgtttttgttggttCCGCTTACCGCTCGCTCTCGTCTGCCGCCTTCTCCGCCTCCTCCAGCTTCTGCAAGGCAGTGGCGAGGCGCTCCTGCGCCctgtccagctcctcctccaccAGCTGGATGCGTCGGTTGAGGGACGCCACCTCAGCCTCTGCCTGCAAGAAGTGAAGGGGAAAAGGGACGTTTAACTTTTCTCGTAACGCATCTAATTAAATCTACTCGGTTGAAAAAAAGTTTTGTAGTGACTGAATCTTTATTAGAGTCTGTAACCCTATGGAGTGTTGGTAATCAGCGAATCGTTTGCATAGTCAGTGAATAGTGAGTGTTTGTAGTCACTGGCTCTTTTGCATTGTTAGTGAATCCAGGAGGTTTCATAGTGACTGAATCTTTAGCATAGTCAGTGAATCAATGACTGTCTGTAGTCACCGAATCTTTATTGGAGTCAGTGAAACAATGAGTCTTTGAAGTGTTCATATCTTCAGTATACAGTGAATCAATGACTGTCTGTAGTCACCGAATCTTTATTAGAGTCAGTGAATCAATGAGTCTTTGTGGTCACTGAATCTTTAGCGAATCTTTTGAGCGTTCGTAGTCTCCAAATCTTTAGCATAGTCAGTGAATCAATGACTGTCTGTAGTCACCGAATCTTTACCATATGTAACCAATTTGTGAGTCTTTTCACTAACTTTCTCTGTGAGCATCGCAACATTCGTGGAAACCCCGCGTACTCACGTCTGTTGCCTTCTTCTCTGCCTGCTCCAGCTTCTCCTGCGCGTCCTTGAGCGACTCCGAGTACTTGTCCAACTCATCCTCCACCCCCTTCAGCTTCTTCTGGAGGCCCAGCAGCTCCTCTTCAAGCTAACAAAGGTGCACACGTGGTTAGTTGAGACGGCGGGATGGCAACAATTTTGCCCTCATCGAGGTCGGAGGTTGCGTCGATTTGCCAGTCATACCAAAAACGTTAGCATAGCATTTAGCCAAAAACTTCTGGCATTGAGACCCGGATGGGCCTGCATTTAGCTTGGCTATCATGAGGTTTAGCATTTTAGCTAATAGCATTAGGGGAAATATTTCATTTGGTGAAATATTTCGCTCGTTTGTAGTTTGACAATCTATACATTTAGCGTTTCACCAACTATTTAATGTGGCATTTAGCGTTTAGCTTGACATTTAGTTTGACGATCTATATGTTTAGCATTTGGCAAAATATTTTGTATGGTGAGCTAAATATTTTGAGGTATTATATAGAGAAtataaccccacccccaccctccccatTAGTTATTTTGGGTAGGGGGTAgggggtggagtgtgtgtgtgtgtggtgtgtgtgtgtgtgtgtgtgtgtgtgtagatatatatatatatatatatatatatatatatatatatatatatgtataatcccccccccctgcaaggtcaccacacacacacacacacacacacacacacaccgggatTATCTAGTATCTATTTggaggggggtggtgggggtattAATGTGCTATTTTTGGGACCCCCACTCCAACCCCACCATCCTCCTGTGCTCGTCTTGCCTGACTTTGTCTACAAAGAAAAACTGACAaatagaataaaaaagaaaaaaggtggatgcaaaacttaaaaaacaaaatcaaagtaCCTCCCCAAtcacctcacatacacacacacacacacacacacacacacacacacacacacacacacacacacaccaggtaaCACCACCCGGGCGGGGGAAGGGTACCGTACCTGCTTGCACTTGTCCTCTGCCCCCTTTTTGTCGCCCTCGGCCTGCTCCGCCCGGTCGATGGCGTTCTCCTTGTCCAGCTTCAGCATTTGCATCTTCTTCTTGATGGCCTCCatcttctttcttcttcctctttcttgTTCTTTGAAAAGGAAAGTGTGCAGAGAAgatggacagagatggaga
This genomic interval carries:
- the tpm2 gene encoding tropomyosin beta chain — encoded protein: MEAIKKKMQMLKLDKENAIDRAEQAEGDKKGAEDKCKQLEEELLGLQKKLKGVEDELDKYSESLKDAQEKLEQAEKKATDAEAEVASLNRRIQLVEEELDRAQERLATALQKLEEAEKAADESERGMKVIENRATKDEEKMEIQEMQLKEAKHIAEEADRKYEEVARKLVILEGDLERSEERAEVAEAKSGDLEEELKNVTNNLKSLEAQAEKYSQKEDKYEEEIKVLTDKLKEAETRAEFAERSVAKLEKTIDDLEDEVYAQKLKGKALSEELDLALNDMTTL